Genomic segment of Pirellulales bacterium:
CCCGAGCCGCTCGAGCCGACGATCGCCAGGAATTCGCCTTCGCGCACCGCCAGGTCGACGCCGCGCAGCACGGGCACGGCGATCGGGCCTTTGCGGAAGACGCGTTCGATGCCCGTGGCGCGCAGCGCATAGGCGCCGTCGGCCGGCCGAGCGTGATGCGGTCCGGCCAGGGCCGCCGCCGACGGGGCGCCGGCGCGCGAAACGAGCGATGCGAGGCTACTCATAACGCAAGGCCTCCACGGGATTGAGACGAGCCGCGCGCCGCGCCGGCAACACGCTCGCCAGTATGGCGATCGCCACGGCACCGGCGACGATCCAGGCGACGGTCACCGGATCGACGATCGCGGGAATCTTGTAGAAGTAGTAAATCGACGGGTCGAAGACCTCGCTGCCCGTCAGCCAGGCAAAGACGTCGGCGATTTCGTTGATGTAGATCACGAACAACAATCCGATCACGGCACCGGCGCCGGAGCCGACCAGCCCCAGCGACATGCCATAGCCGAGAAAGATGCCCATCACGCCACCGCTTGAAGCGCCGAGCGCCTTGAGTATGCCGACGTCGCGGGTCTTTTCGACGACGATCATGAAGAAGATCGCCAGAATCCCGAACCCGGCGACGGCGATGATCAGAAACAGCAGGACGTTGAGGATTCGCGTTTCGAGTTGCGCGGCTTGCAGCAGCGGACCTTGCTTGTCGCGCCAGGTGTAGATGCCGTAGACCTGCTCGGGAAACGCCCGCCGCAGCAGGTCGCGCACGACGGGACCGTCGGCGTCGCGCTTGAGCTTGATCTGCAGGGCCGTGACGTTGCCGATGCCGGTGCTCGGATCGAGCATACCGCGCGACTCCTGCAGCGCGCGGAGCGGAACGAAGACCAGGCTCGAGTCGTACTCGCTCATCTTGCTTTCGTACAGGTCGACCACCGTCAGCGGCAACGACACGGCCCGCGGCGGCGAGCCCACCGTGGGAAACGTGAGGCTGACGTCGTCGCCCGGCACGTTCAGAAAGTGATCGCGGCTGTCGCTGCTGCGAAACGAGACGATCGACATGCCCAGAATGATGCCGTCATGCGTTTCTCGGCCGGGATCGAAGATGTTCGCCTCGGCTCCCTCGGGCTGTGCGGTCGCGAAAGGGTTCTGCGGGGTGGGCTCGGCGGGCGCGGCCGTTTCGTCGGTCGTCGCCGGGTCCGTCGCGGCCGGATCAAGCGCCGGATCGCCCTCGACTTGCTCGGCATACGCCTGCTGGGCGAGCGCTGCTTGCCGCGCTTGTTCTTCGCGCCAGCGCCGTTGATATTCGGCATGCCGGCGCCGGTATTCCCAGCCGGCGATCCGCAGTTGCTCGCGCGGCTGCGCCGGACCGTTCGCTTGATGATCGACGACGTCGTAGCCGCCTTCGTGGAGGTCGAAGCTCAGTTGACCGCGATTGTCCGGATGCTGCAGATACTGCGTCAGGTCGGCCGCCAGGCCCGCCGTGGCAGCGTCGACGCCGACGATCTGCACGGGGTGCGTGATCGAATTGCCGCCGTATTCGAAGGTGATCATGCCCGGCACCATCACCGTCGGCGAGATGGCCTCGATGTATTGGCCGGCCGCCTTGCGGATCAGGGCGATGTGCCGATCGGGGTCGTGAAAGCCCTCGAGGCTGCGGCTCTCGAAGGTCACGTCGGAGAGAATGCCGTGAATCCGGCTTTGCATCTCTTGCGTGAAGCCCATCATCACGCTGTTGACGACGATCATCGTCGCGACGCCGAGCGTCACGCTGATGACCGAGGCCAGGGCGATATACCGCGTTCGCAGGTAGCGCCAGCAGAGCAGCAATCGATACATCGCCGGTTCCTTGGCGAAAGGGCCGGTGGCGTTCGGCCGCATCGTGCGCGGCGAACGTTCCGGCCGGACTTCCTTGTCGGCCACCACCGGACGGCGCGGCAGGCTAGCCGCGCTCGGTGGCTTCGAGTCGTAACAGCGGAAACAATATCACGTCGCGAATCGTGGTGCTGCCGGTGAGCAGCATCACCAGCCGATCGATCCCGATGCCCAGGCCGCCCGCGGGCGGCATGCCGTGCCGCAGCGCGCGGATGAAGTCGTGGTCCATCTTGGCCATCGAGTCTTCTTCCTTCTGGCCGGCCAGTTGCGTGCGAAACAGTTGTTCCTGCAGGTCCGGATCGTTCAGCTCGGTATAAGCGTTGGCGATTTCCATCCCTTCGACGAACAGCTCGAACCGCTCGGCCACGGCCGGGTTGTCACGCTTCCGCTTCGTCAACGGGCAGATGCTCGACGGGTAGTCGATCACGAACACGGGCCCGCGCAAAGAGCGTTCGACGCGCTCTTCGAAGACCTCAGTCTTGACCACGTCGGGGTGCTTGCCGGCCGGAGCCAGGCCGATCGATTCCGCAAACCGCGCCACGGCCACCTCGTCGCCCGGCTCGACGCCCGTATGTTCGGCGAACAGTTCGTCGTAGGTGCGGCGGGCGAACGGGGCCGAAAAGTCGATGCGATGTTCGCCCCAGGCGACCGGGCCCTCGTGTCCGATCGCCGCCAGGGCGCCGGTGATGATCGCCTCGGTCAGATCCATCATCGTGCGATAGTCGCCATAGGCCTGATAGGCCTCGAGCATCGTGAACTCGGGATTGTGCCGGGGGCTGATGCCCTCGTTGCGGTAGACGCGGCCCAGCTCATACACGCGTTCGACGCCGCCGACCAACAGACGCTTGAGATGCAGCTCCAGCGCGATCCGCAGGTAGAGCGGCATGTCCAGTGTATTGTGGTGCGTGACGAACGGCCGCGCCGCGGCCCCGCCGGCAATCGAGTGCAACGTCGGGCCTTCGACCTCGACGTAACCGCGCTCGGCCATCGTGTGGCGGATCGATTGGACGATCTTCGTGCGAGCCAGAAAGCGCTCGAGCACGCCGTCGGTATAGGCCAGGTCGAGATAGCGCATCCGTTGGCGCAGCTCGGGATCGGTCAGTCCCTTGTGCTTCTCGGGAGGCGTCTCCAGCGACTTGGTCAGAAAGTGCACCTGCTCGACGAACACGGTCAGCTCGCCGGTCTTGGTGCGTTTCAGCTCGCCGTCGACGCCGATCAAATCGCCCAGGTCGAGACAATCGGTAATCGCCCAGGCGCGCTCGCCGACTTGTTTCTGGCCGATCAACAGTTGGATCCGGCCGGTCCAGTCGCGCAGATCGATGAAATGCAGCTTGCCCGCCTTGCGATGCAGCACGATCCGGCCGGCCACGCGCACCTTCGGGCCATGCATCTCCGGCGCGGCGCCCGCTTCGGCGCCCGGGGGAACCGTGGTCGAGATCTCGCTTTCGCGTGCCCGAACTTCGCCGATCGGGCTCGCATCGTCGAAGCGCTGTCCCCAGGGGTCGACGCCCAACTCTTCGAGGCGGCGCAGCTTGTCCCGGCGCGCGGCTTCAAGCAGGCCGATATCTCGCTCTGCCGATTCGTCGCGCGGTGAAGGCATCGTTCGATCACCTGGGGTGGTGACCACGTGGAACGTCTCCGAGGGCATCCAGCCGGGAACGGTTCGATCCGTCTAAACCTAAGGAGCGACGCATTTTATTGCCGCACGAGGGTGCGTCAACCTCAGCTCTTCGCCGGAGCGAGCCGCCGAAGCGATCTTGCCTTGGACGCTCAACTTGCGCATTGTGCGCCTGCGAAGG
This window contains:
- the lysS gene encoding lysine--tRNA ligase; the encoded protein is MPSPRDESAERDIGLLEAARRDKLRRLEELGVDPWGQRFDDASPIGEVRARESEISTTVPPGAEAGAAPEMHGPKVRVAGRIVLHRKAGKLHFIDLRDWTGRIQLLIGQKQVGERAWAITDCLDLGDLIGVDGELKRTKTGELTVFVEQVHFLTKSLETPPEKHKGLTDPELRQRMRYLDLAYTDGVLERFLARTKIVQSIRHTMAERGYVEVEGPTLHSIAGGAAARPFVTHHNTLDMPLYLRIALELHLKRLLVGGVERVYELGRVYRNEGISPRHNPEFTMLEAYQAYGDYRTMMDLTEAIITGALAAIGHEGPVAWGEHRIDFSAPFARRTYDELFAEHTGVEPGDEVAVARFAESIGLAPAGKHPDVVKTEVFEERVERSLRGPVFVIDYPSSICPLTKRKRDNPAVAERFELFVEGMEIANAYTELNDPDLQEQLFRTQLAGQKEEDSMAKMDHDFIRALRHGMPPAGGLGIGIDRLVMLLTGSTTIRDVILFPLLRLEATERG
- a CDS encoding ABC transporter permease, whose amino-acid sequence is MYRLLLCWRYLRTRYIALASVISVTLGVATMIVVNSVMMGFTQEMQSRIHGILSDVTFESRSLEGFHDPDRHIALIRKAAGQYIEAISPTVMVPGMITFEYGGNSITHPVQIVGVDAATAGLAADLTQYLQHPDNRGQLSFDLHEGGYDVVDHQANGPAQPREQLRIAGWEYRRRHAEYQRRWREEQARQAALAQQAYAEQVEGDPALDPAATDPATTDETAAPAEPTPQNPFATAQPEGAEANIFDPGRETHDGIILGMSIVSFRSSDSRDHFLNVPGDDVSLTFPTVGSPPRAVSLPLTVVDLYESKMSEYDSSLVFVPLRALQESRGMLDPSTGIGNVTALQIKLKRDADGPVVRDLLRRAFPEQVYGIYTWRDKQGPLLQAAQLETRILNVLLFLIIAVAGFGILAIFFMIVVEKTRDVGILKALGASSGGVMGIFLGYGMSLGLVGSGAGAVIGLLFVIYINEIADVFAWLTGSEVFDPSIYYFYKIPAIVDPVTVAWIVAGAVAIAILASVLPARRAARLNPVEALRYE